A region from the Sandaracinus amylolyticus genome encodes:
- the gcvH gene encoding glycine cleavage system protein GcvH — protein sequence MASYPSDLKYTKDHEWARLEADGTVRVGVTAYAVEQLGDVTLVDLPKVGTKLEEHGRFGDIESVKTVSELFSPIAGEVVAVNDALDGKPELVNEGPYDKGWMIAIKPAGGLDGLMDAAAYEAFLGTLDH from the coding sequence ATGGCGAGCTACCCGAGCGATCTGAAGTACACGAAGGACCACGAGTGGGCGCGTCTCGAGGCGGACGGCACCGTTCGCGTCGGCGTCACCGCGTACGCGGTCGAGCAGCTCGGCGACGTGACGCTCGTCGATCTGCCGAAGGTGGGCACGAAGCTCGAGGAGCACGGGCGCTTCGGCGACATCGAGTCGGTGAAGACCGTGAGCGAGCTCTTCTCGCCGATCGCCGGTGAGGTCGTCGCGGTGAACGACGCGCTCGACGGCAAGCCCGAGCTCGTCAACGAGGGCCCGTACGACAAGGGCTGGATGATCGCGATCAAGCCCGCCGGTGGCCTCGACGGCCTGATGGACGCGGCGGCGTACGAAGCGTTCCTGGGAACTCTCGATCACTGA
- the gcvT gene encoding glycine cleavage system aminomethyltransferase GcvT, with product MTDLRRTPLFDEHKALGARIVPFAGWSMPVQYAGLVKEHHAVRTAAGLFDVSHMGELLLEGPESEAVIDELVTADLTKLPDGKAVYCVACNEQGTILDDLIVYRRGREKFLVVCNASNRDKIAAHFAKHAQGRQTSFEDASDRFSLIALQGPKAIDVARAAGADDAITSLASFSLTDGKIAGVPVIAARTGYTAEDGFELFCANEHAATLWRALIEAGKPLGLEPAGLGARDTLRLEGRLSLYGNEIDETTNPLEAGLAWVVKLDKPRDFLGKAALQKIKAAGNDRRMVGFEMLGRGIARHGHAIVEWTGSETPGKTIGLVTSGSPAPTLDKNIGLGYVPAALAEIGSRIGIEVRPGRSIEAVVVKTPFYKRPR from the coding sequence ATGACCGACCTTCGCCGTACTCCCCTCTTCGACGAGCACAAGGCGCTCGGCGCCCGCATCGTCCCCTTCGCCGGCTGGAGCATGCCGGTCCAGTACGCCGGGCTCGTCAAGGAGCACCACGCGGTGCGCACCGCGGCGGGTCTCTTCGACGTCTCGCACATGGGCGAGCTGCTGCTCGAAGGGCCGGAGAGCGAGGCGGTGATCGACGAGCTCGTCACCGCGGATCTCACGAAGCTGCCCGACGGCAAGGCCGTGTACTGCGTCGCGTGCAACGAGCAGGGCACGATCCTCGACGACCTGATCGTCTATCGCCGCGGCCGCGAGAAGTTCCTCGTCGTGTGCAACGCGTCGAACCGCGACAAGATCGCGGCGCACTTCGCGAAGCACGCGCAGGGTCGCCAGACGAGCTTCGAGGACGCGTCGGATCGCTTCTCCCTCATCGCGCTCCAGGGCCCGAAGGCGATCGACGTCGCGCGCGCGGCGGGCGCGGACGACGCGATCACCTCGCTCGCGTCGTTCTCGCTGACCGACGGCAAGATCGCGGGCGTGCCCGTGATCGCCGCGCGCACCGGCTACACCGCCGAGGACGGCTTCGAGCTCTTCTGCGCGAACGAGCACGCGGCGACGCTGTGGCGCGCGCTGATCGAAGCGGGCAAGCCGCTCGGCCTCGAGCCCGCGGGCCTCGGCGCGCGCGACACGCTGCGCCTCGAGGGTCGTCTCTCGCTCTACGGCAACGAGATCGACGAGACGACGAACCCGCTCGAGGCGGGCCTCGCGTGGGTCGTGAAGCTCGACAAGCCGCGCGACTTCCTGGGCAAGGCCGCGCTCCAGAAGATCAAGGCGGCGGGCAACGACCGCCGCATGGTCGGCTTCGAGATGCTCGGCCGCGGCATCGCGCGCCACGGTCACGCGATCGTCGAGTGGACCGGCAGCGAGACCCCGGGCAAGACGATCGGCCTCGTGACGAGCGGTTCGCCCGCGCCGACGCTCGACAAGAACATCGGCCTCGGGTACGTCCCGGCCGCGCTGGCGGAGATCGGCTCGCGGATCGGGATCGAAGTGCGTCCCGGTCGCTCGATCGAAGCCGTCGTGGTGAAGACGCCGTTCTACAAGCGCCCTCGCTGA
- the gcvPA gene encoding aminomethyl-transferring glycine dehydrogenase subunit GcvPA has protein sequence MRYLPHTDDEIRAMLATIGVQSIDDLFADIPKAHRLGRPLAVEPALDEPTLMAHLEALASKNEAARALSFLGAGIYDHHVPPAVDQLLLRSEFYTAYTPYQAEVSQGTLQSIFEFQTTVCELLGMEVSNASMYDAASAVAEAALMARRVTGKKHVILSGALHPEYVHTVQTYVRGFDSGEIEVRIAKVADDGRTDVASVVELLDGNVAAVIVGYPNFFGAVEDLATLREKTRAAGALLVTATAEPYALSVIKPPGAYGVDIAVGEGQPLACPPQLGGPGVGLFATKMEFIREMPGRICGETVDQAGERGFVLTLSTREQHIRRERATSNICTNHGLIALAMTIRCSMLGKKGFEQVGRACLAKAEYLKKKIAETGRFTIATTAPTFNEFVVRRNDGAAAPLLAALAAKHILAGVDLGKSFPGRERELLVAVTERHSKEDLDRFVAALSAV, from the coding sequence ATGCGGTACCTGCCCCATACCGACGACGAGATCCGCGCGATGCTGGCCACGATCGGCGTGCAGTCGATCGACGACCTCTTCGCCGACATCCCGAAGGCGCACCGCCTCGGGCGTCCGCTCGCGGTCGAGCCCGCGCTCGACGAGCCCACGCTGATGGCGCACCTCGAGGCGCTCGCGTCGAAGAACGAGGCGGCGCGCGCGCTCTCGTTCCTCGGCGCCGGCATCTACGACCACCACGTGCCGCCGGCCGTCGACCAGCTCCTGCTCCGCAGCGAGTTCTACACGGCGTACACGCCGTACCAGGCCGAGGTCTCGCAGGGCACGCTGCAGTCGATCTTCGAGTTCCAGACGACGGTCTGCGAGCTGCTCGGGATGGAGGTCTCGAACGCGTCGATGTACGACGCGGCGAGCGCCGTCGCCGAGGCGGCGCTGATGGCGCGCCGCGTGACCGGCAAGAAGCACGTGATCCTCTCGGGCGCGCTCCACCCCGAGTACGTGCACACCGTGCAGACCTACGTGCGCGGCTTCGACTCCGGCGAGATCGAGGTCCGCATCGCGAAGGTCGCGGACGACGGACGCACGGACGTGGCGTCGGTCGTCGAGCTGCTGGACGGGAACGTGGCCGCGGTGATCGTCGGCTATCCGAACTTCTTCGGCGCGGTCGAGGATCTCGCGACGCTGCGCGAGAAGACGCGCGCCGCGGGCGCGCTGCTCGTGACCGCGACGGCCGAGCCCTACGCGCTCTCGGTGATCAAGCCGCCGGGCGCGTACGGCGTCGACATCGCGGTGGGCGAGGGCCAGCCGCTCGCGTGCCCGCCGCAGCTCGGCGGACCGGGCGTCGGCCTCTTCGCGACGAAGATGGAGTTCATCCGCGAGATGCCGGGCCGCATCTGCGGCGAGACCGTCGACCAGGCGGGCGAGCGCGGCTTCGTGCTCACGCTGAGCACGCGCGAGCAGCACATCCGCCGCGAGCGCGCGACCTCGAACATCTGCACGAACCACGGGCTCATCGCGCTCGCGATGACGATCCGCTGCTCGATGCTCGGCAAGAAGGGCTTCGAGCAGGTCGGCCGCGCGTGCCTCGCGAAGGCCGAGTACCTGAAGAAGAAGATCGCGGAGACCGGGCGCTTCACGATCGCGACGACGGCGCCGACGTTCAACGAGTTCGTCGTGCGTCGCAACGACGGCGCGGCGGCCCCGCTGCTCGCGGCGCTCGCGGCGAAGCACATCCTCGCGGGCGTGGATCTCGGGAAGTCGTTCCCGGGCCGCGAGCGCGAGCTCCTCGTCGCGGTGACCGAGCGTCACTCGAAGGAAGACCTCGATCGCTTCGTGGCCGCGCTCTCGGCGGTCTGA
- a CDS encoding acyl-CoA dehydrogenase family protein has product MDFEEREEQRMLREGVRRIATSFGHRWYVERARRGEKTKELWDALAREGYLGVSLPEQYGGGGLGITELCIVCEELSTQGCPLLLLVVSPAICGTVIARFGDDAQRARWLPGLAKGSATMVFALTEPDAGSNSHQVSTTAVRDGDGWRISGQKYYISGVDEAEQMLLVARTGTDARTGRGQLSLFVVDTDAPGLKRDAIPMEIVSPEKQFTLFFDDVRVPADRLIGGEGNGLKALFHGLNPERITSAAYCVGLARYALDKGAAYARERKVWSTPIGAHQGIAHPLARACIQMELAKLMTQKAAWLHDAGKDAGEASNMARLSAADAAIESLDAAIQTHGGNGLASEYGLADLWGFARLQRIAPVSREMVLNFVSQHSLGLPKSY; this is encoded by the coding sequence ATGGACTTCGAAGAACGAGAAGAGCAGCGGATGTTGCGCGAGGGCGTGCGTCGCATCGCGACGTCGTTCGGACATCGCTGGTACGTCGAGCGCGCGCGGCGCGGCGAGAAGACGAAAGAGCTCTGGGACGCGCTCGCGCGCGAGGGCTACCTCGGCGTGAGCCTGCCCGAGCAGTACGGCGGCGGAGGGCTCGGGATCACCGAGCTCTGCATCGTGTGCGAGGAGCTCAGCACGCAGGGCTGCCCGCTGCTGCTGCTCGTCGTGTCACCCGCGATCTGCGGGACGGTGATCGCGCGCTTCGGCGACGACGCGCAGCGCGCGCGATGGCTGCCCGGCCTCGCGAAGGGGAGCGCGACGATGGTGTTCGCGCTCACCGAGCCCGACGCGGGCTCGAACTCGCACCAGGTGTCGACCACCGCGGTGCGCGACGGCGACGGATGGCGGATCTCCGGCCAGAAGTACTACATCTCGGGCGTCGACGAGGCCGAGCAGATGCTGCTCGTCGCGCGCACCGGGACCGACGCGCGCACCGGGCGCGGGCAGCTCTCGCTCTTCGTCGTCGACACCGACGCGCCGGGGCTGAAGCGCGATGCGATCCCGATGGAGATCGTCTCGCCCGAGAAGCAGTTCACGCTGTTCTTCGACGACGTGCGCGTGCCCGCGGATCGGCTGATCGGCGGCGAGGGCAACGGCCTCAAGGCGCTGTTCCACGGGCTCAACCCCGAGCGCATCACGTCGGCGGCGTACTGCGTGGGGCTCGCGCGCTACGCGCTCGACAAGGGCGCGGCGTACGCGCGCGAGCGCAAGGTGTGGTCGACGCCGATCGGCGCGCACCAGGGCATCGCGCATCCTCTCGCGCGCGCGTGCATCCAGATGGAGCTCGCGAAGCTGATGACGCAGAAGGCGGCGTGGCTGCACGACGCCGGCAAGGACGCGGGCGAGGCGTCGAACATGGCGCGCCTGTCGGCGGCCGACGCGGCGATCGAGTCGCTCGACGCGGCGATCCAGACGCACGGCGGGAACGGTCTCGCGTCGGAGTACGGGCTCGCGGATCTCTGGGGCTTCGCGCGATTGCAGCGCATCGCGCCGGTGAGCCGCGAGATGGTGCTCAACTTCGTGTCGCAGCACTCGCTGGGGCTGCCGAAGTCGTACTGA